TTCGATGCATTGACAACCATTGCAACTGGAGTGTTCGTGCTGAAGGGTTATCAGGCTCCACATATTTCATCATCAAAAAATATGTGGCGGATCATACATGTGCTGCGTCGAGTATGAATAATGGTGGTCGGATACCTTCTGCAAAAACTATTGGCAGTATAATAATGCATAGATATGATGGTGTGAAAGAAGGTCCGAAGACTAATGATATCATACAGATTATGAGAATGGATCATGGATGCGAGATATCTAAGTCGTTAGCATGGGATGCTCGTGAATTTGCAATTCATGTGGTTCGAGGTATTCCGGAGCAGAGTTTTGGAAAAATTCCGAAATATTTGTACATGCTGAGGGAAGCTAATCCAGGAACACAGACGTTTTATGAAACTGATGTTGATGGTAAATTCCGATTTCTATTCCTTTCGTTTGGGCAATCAATACGAGGTTTTCACACATCCATGCGGAAAGTTCTTGTTGTTGATGGGACATTTTTGAAGAGCAAGTACAAAGGAGTATTACTTGTTGCTACAGCTTTAGATGGAAACTCTAACTTGTATCCTATTGCATTTGCGGTTGTTGACTCAGAAAATGATCGATCATGGGATTGGTTTCTGAGACATCTAAAGCTTGTTGTTGCGGACGAGCGTTCTCTAGCTTTTGTGTCAGACAGAAATGGCTCACTTTGCAAAGCAATTCAGAATGTGTATCCTCTTTCTCAACATGGAATTTGCATTCACCATTTGTTGAATAATGTGGTCACACATTACAGAGGCAAGGGACTGGTCGGATTGATTGCAAAAGCTTCCAAAGCTTATAGAGTCGTTGATTACGAGAAGCTATTCCATGCCGTGTGCAATATAAGTCCAgctattggaaaatatttaacaGATGCAGAAGTTGGAAAGTGGGCTCGCTGTCAGTTTCCAGGATACAGGTACGACATGAGGACGACAAATCCAGCTGAATCAATAAACTCTGCTTTGCGCACACCAAGAGAGTATCCAGTGATTCCTTTGTTGGATAGCATCAGAGAAATGCTGACCCGTTGGTTCTTCGAACGTCGGACTTTAAGCAGGAAGCACACTAAACCATTAACTATTGCTATCGAAAAAAAGATAGATAGGCGGATTAGAAAGGGTAGAACGTTTCTTGTCCAGCCGGTTAACGAGCATCGTTTTTTGGTTCTTGGAGATACAATTGACTGCCTGGTTGATTTGGACAGAAGAACTTGCTCGTGTGGGAAATACGACCTGATAAAACTTCCATGTCGACACGCTATCAAGGCTGGTTTAACGGTTGGCCGAACCCCATCCTCACTGACGGATGACATGTACACTACTTCCACATGGAGAACAGCTTATCAAGAGACTATCAATCCAATAGGTGTTCCTGAGGATAGTTGGGTTGTTCCAGATGATGTTCAAAATGCTGCTGTGCTACCTCCTgaatcaagaagaggagcaggaaggagaagaaaacgCAGATACGAGACCGTTGAAGACAAACTCCGTTCATCGCAAGCAACACAAGGAAAAAAGAAGCGCAAATGCAGTCGATGTGGCGAAGAGAATCATAACAGGGCTACATGTGACAGAGCTATTTAGCCGGTTTCGATTACCTGATATActggtttttctttgtttcactCTGCTATGGAGTTTGTTATGGagttttttgattttcttgttttttctgaTGGTTTCGGTTACTTGATAcacatgtttttctttgtttcactCTGCTATGGAGTTTGTTaaggagtttttttttatttttttggttttgagttCTGCAATTGTTACAGGTTTTGACAACAAAGAAATCAAAGGTAACCGAAGTTGTTTATAACCAGCTAACACTTGtaaagaagaaaccaaagagTGTATATAACTCGATCAATGGAGATGACAAACACCATAATGAAACTGTTAATAACCAGCCAATACTGCAAAGTCAAGCAATTTTGAAAACAACAAAGGTTCTTaagagacaacaaaggttttTAAGATAAGCAACCGATCACTACAACTTCTCAGACATAAAGAGAAGTCCATATCCCTATAATTGCTACTGCAACTACCATACCCACCGTCGCAATTTTTAGCTTCTCTTTCATCTCCTTTTCAACTCTAGCAATCTCCAAATTCACCTTCTCTTTGAGCTTTTGCGACATCTCTAGTTCAAGTCTAGCAATCTCAGACTTCACATTTGTCATAACCTTTTCTTCAAAGTTTGAAAGCCCTTGAGCAACTCTCTCATGTTTCGCATCTACCCTTTGTATCTCGTCAAGCAAAGCTTCATCGATCCATTTAAATAGATGGTTCTCAGATTTTCTCTACcacaaatgaaaacaaaattcgATGAGAATCTACTATGGTTTAATCTGCACAATTGAAATCAAAACATGGACTCACATCTTTTGCAATTTCACATCGGTAGAATCGTCGATATCGATTCTCCGCCGTCGATGAACCAAAACTTGTTATGCCCTCTCCACACCAACATCTTCTAGGCACACCATGAGTGGAGATTCGGGGAAAccgagaagaagaagttgacgAACTAGTCATTGATATGCCGTTTCTAGATTCGCAGAGAAAGAACCCTAATCCCCTTTTCTGTCGCCTTTCGTTTCTTATATTTCCTCAAATGAACTCAAATCACGCGTTTGGGGGGGGCTGTGGATCCGGGTTACGGGTCGGATATTAAGAATTGTCGGGTGGGTCCTTGTTGATTAGAAATGGTTTTGGTTATACACTAAAAACACCTAAATCGACTTGTAAAATAGCACTCTAATACACTAAATCgaaatcatgaaaatattttttttttcaaaatgaaatCACGAAACTATAAGAAAACACTAATTTGTATAACTGAAagtgtaaactaaatattacaCTAACCACTAAATTTGTCATGTGACATACAAATTAGTATAAGTGAGTGTAATACTATACTCTAAACTAACATGTATTTCGATTTGAAGAAACTATAActtaataaacaataaacataatttctaaaacaatataattgaattgataaatataaaattgtaattaatttgctttttatttgatttagggtatatggtttgaacTTTATACCTTATACcctaaataaatattgttattatGAACTCAAATAAATTGATAGGGTACAAACCTTataccctataccctaaataaatattgttattatGAACTCAATTAAATTGATAGGGTACAAACCTTataccctataccctaaataaatatttgttattatgaACTCAAAATAAATGGACTCTAATACCCTAAAATAAATGAGACCATTTTCATAACAATACTCATGAACTCTAATATACAGTAGTGTAtgaattaaaatgataaacCAACAAAATGATCAAAGACAACAATCATAAACTCAATCGAGGTCAACAGTTTTCCCAGGAGCACGCTTTGGAGGCTTAAATGTGGACATCCGAAACTGTAAGACTTCATCATTTGCTGCTTCCCAAAGATCGTACACTATCTTGTGTCGGGCTTCTTGGATGTTCTCATCATTCACCAAAGAGAGATCCAAGCCTAGTAGATGGCATTCTATAAACTTCAACGAGTAAGCACCACAATCATTACCACTCATGTTTACGCATCTCATCGGGACATATGAAACAGTATACTGTTTAACATTGAAATCTTTCTTCTTATCTGAAGACTGGACAGCCTTGACGATTCGTGGAATGAGGACGGCGAATGCTTCCACGGCCTTGGTGTTCTTCTTACCCCCACAATCGAAGACATCTATTGTCCGGTTCACAAGATTGACGCATATAGAGATCCAGTGGGCTTGGTTAATACAAATAGGGATGTAGAGACGATCGATATCAACGTACCATACTGATCCCCTGCTTCCATGATATGGAAGGTCGCCTCTTCCATACTCTAGAAAACTCTCGTCGAGTTTGTACCCTTTCCTGTTTCCGTCAAACTTGCCGTAGGCCGTGATGATCTGATTACTAAACAAGCAGTTCAAAAAAGCAACTCGGTCTGGCTTCCATCGACGCAATGAGGTTCTTTCCCGAAACAAATACATCATGGCGTCCATGTCctgaaaaagagaaaacaatttttttaagaatgagAAGCAACCACACAATTCATTGTACAAAATAAATGAGCTAAACTCACATGGTTCTTCAACCATTGATTAGGGCCCATTATACGCGAAACTAACTCTGCATCAAATTTAGATGGCCCAATCTGAAGTACTCTGTAAAGAGAAAGCATTAGTATAAACGGTAGATTTGAGAAAACGAAGTCAAACAATAGAAATATTACTTACGTGGGATTCATTGTCCATTCCATTAGTTTGGCCCATTTGTCTTCTCGAACAAACACCAATTCATAGTCGCTGTCTTTGCAACGGACTTCTGGATCATCAATATCACTCAAGAATGGTCGCTTCGAGATCTCTGGCCGGAAAGAAGTCATAGGCGTAGTGAAAGCACAAGGTTCTTCGAACTGCTTATCTTGAGATGGATCAAAACCATCAACATTTGACTCTTGGGTAAGGTTGCCCATCGTCTTCTGTAAATGCTCTTGGGTCCCTAAATTGGCATCTAAGGTGCCAAATAAGCTGCCAAACACATCAGACAAGTCTGTATCCTGGTTATAAAACACAAAACATgacattaataattttaaaacatatatattacacCACAAAATACAATAATATTACACACATGATCCAAAACATCATCATTACATCAATATTGCACCCAGCAAAGACAACATCATCCttacaaatatattacaaaCCGCAAGAACATCAACCGAGGACATGAAAAAAGAAGAGCAACCGAGCACATGAAAAAAGAGCAACCGCAGACATGATTCAAAGAAGAGTAACCGAAGACATGAAAAATCTCTACTTCTTGTTTACCTTTGTCTGAGACCTTGTCTTCGCAGCATTTGCAGGACCACCACTGCGAAAAGGAGCAGAAGCTCGACTGCCAGTAGGACCAGTAGCTCGAGTACGAGAAGGAGCATATGCTCGACTGCCAGAAGGAGCTTCACCACGAGTAGAAACCGAAGTATGAGCTTCAGTAGAAGCCGGAATAGGAGCAGGAGTATAAACCGGAGCAGTATTAGAAACCGGAACAGTAGCCGCAGCAGGAGTGTTAGCCGGAGCACCACCCTGATTCTGAGATGAAAGGAGCTTCTCCTCTAATTTGGCAAACCGGTCATCAATCATGTCGCGTACCTCGAGCCCCAAGGCAGTGAAAGAAGACTTGAACATAACCTGGATATAAGACTTCATTTCCTCTTCAAGATCTCTGTACTTCTCGGTTGATCTTTGCAAAAGCAACCTCTTCTTCCTTGACTCGGCACCAGTATCCTGatatttcttctttctcttccttgGAGCAGACACAGGGGTgatttctgtttcttcttctactCCAGTCTCACTTGTTTCTCCAGCCTCCTCTTTATCTGAACCATCTTCATCAGAACTGTCCACAAATGGCTCTACAATTTCCTTGAAACCCCACTCATGCTTACTCCAATCATATTTCTTTTCGATCATCTCCATCATCAGATCGACTCTTTCATCCTTCATCTCAGAAGCTCGTTTAAACTCCTCACCTAAAACGACATTGTAATTTCCAGTGGAAGATAAATATGGAAACACATCTCcctacaaaacataaaaaaattaacaaagatTAGCACAAACAATAAGAAACTATAAATCAAATCAGATATATTTAAAGAACTTACAGTGGATCCAAAAGTAGACTCTAAGCTAGTAATATCATCATAGGAAACCTTGGCAGAGCCTTTCCAGTTCCTGCATCTCATGCTAGTCACGCCTTGTTGGAGTTTCTGACCCAAAAGCGACCCAATGTCTGGAATAGCCTCCATCAACCAAATCTGAAGTGCATAAGAGAACCCATCTAAAACATAGCTGTTCTGAGTCTTCACTTTATCCCTAGCTTCGATAATAGAAGTCACCAGCATATCAAAGGAGTGAAGACCCCATGGATATTTCCTCATCTTCTCAAAATCCATCACCAGCTTGATGTACTTGTGTGGGATGGCAACCCTCTCATCCTTCGCCATAATTATACCACAGATCACACACAAATACACCATCCTCAGCCTATCTACACGAGACCATGTATTACAATTCTTCAGATGCACCTTCCTGATTTCCTCTAAGGAAATTTTTCCTTTTCTCCTTAGCAACTTTGCCCAAAACCCTTTATCATATTTCCAATTATCAATATCCAAGTCAGGCTCGTCGTCTTCATACTTCAGACCAGTGATCGCATAGAACTCTTGCATTGAAAATCTGAGAGGCCTCCTAGCATAATGGAACCACAGCTCATGAAGCTTCGAGGTCAGAAGCTGCTTACAAACAAACGTGT
This genomic stretch from Raphanus sativus cultivar WK10039 unplaced genomic scaffold, ASM80110v3 Scaffold0603, whole genome shotgun sequence harbors:
- the LOC108829715 gene encoding uncharacterized protein LOC108829715 — protein: MDIYVHQLQYSGRVIHTFVCKQLLTSKLHELWFHYARRPLRFSMQEFYAITGLKYEDDEPDLDIDNWKYDKGFWAKLLRRKGKISLEEIRKVHLKNCNTWSRVDRLRMVYLCVICGIIMAKDERVAIPHKYIKLVMDFEKMRKYPWGLHSFDMLVTSIIEARDKVKTQNSYVLDGFSYALQIWLMEAIPDIGSLLGQKLQQGVTSMRCRNWKGSAKVSYDDITSLESTFGSTGDVFPYLSSTGNYNVVLGEEFKRASEMKDERVDLMMEMIEKKYDWSKHEWGFKEIVEPFVDSSDEDGSDKEEAGETSETGVEEETEITPVSAPRKRKKKYQDTGAESRKKRLLLQRSTEKYRDLEEEMKSYIQVMFKSSFTALGLEVRDMIDDRSYFGFYSW
- the LOC130502608 gene encoding uncharacterized protein At4g04775-like — encoded protein: MTSSSTSSSRFPRISTHGVPRRCWCGEGITSFGSSTAENRYRRFYRCEIAKDRKSENHLFKWIDEALLDEIQRVDAKHERVAQGLSNFEEKVMTNVKSEIARLELEMSQKLKEKVNLEIARVEKEMKEKLKIATVGMVVAVAIIGIWTSLYV
- the LOC130502607 gene encoding uncharacterized protein LOC130502607, giving the protein MHIYGSCGMWKFDPQKGWGFDVDMKKRGRVLVLELTSSFEDLRVMVFKDFGIDENDVELELSYLPMELIGTIDCPPVIIENDSQVKNFLTYVRGKPSTRLCVSTSLMHGNNDSIGVDKEESNSPFREVGEASSVSARDESGSSSDCNANGSEEDDHLAIRGKEDDRGKSVRFSLIDVVKKGETFQNKSMLKAALEMSATKHNFDYKVVKSDRKLWYIRCIDNHCNWSVRAEGLSGSTYFIIKKYVADHTCAASSMNNGGRIPSAKTIGSIIMHRYDGVKEGPKTNDIIQIMRMDHGCEISKSLAWDAREFAIHVVRGIPEQSFGKIPKYLYMLREANPGTQTFYETDVDGKFRFLFLSFGQSIRGFHTSMRKVLVVDGTFLKSKYKGVLLVATALDGNSNLYPIAFAVVDSENDRSWDWFLRHLKLVVADERSLAFVSDRNGSLCKAIQNVYPLSQHGICIHHLLNNVVTHYRGKGLVGLIAKASKAYRVVDYEKLFHAVCNISPAIGKYLTDAEVGKWARCQFPGYRYDMRTTNPAESINSALRTPREYPVIPLLDSIREMLTRWFFERRTLSRKHTKPLTIAIEKKIDRRIRKGRTFLVQPVNEHRFLVLGDTIDCLVDLDRRTCSCGKYDLIKLPCRHAIKAGLTVGRTPSSLTDDMYTTSTWRTAYQETINPIGVPEDSWVVPDDVQNAAVLPPESRRGAGRRRKRRYETVEDKLRSSQATQGKKKRKCSRCGEENHNRATCDRAI